Proteins encoded in a region of the Saccharothrix ecbatanensis genome:
- the cas3 gene encoding CRISPR-associated helicase Cas3' has protein sequence MPPVWGAWGKWSRGRSPHPLVCHLIDTALVARELLPRLLGPRCLAVLRAAFRPLGDADGWIAVLCGIHDLGKYSPTFQGIKAELAAERLGPEAAPDVHFVCKLDGVQRLDVPHGLLTALHVKDMLASWGVDTVVASDIAVVLGGHHGYFPKGSAVAQARTARNDHGGQKWARWRDAMVLQVVDHLGLGDPRTLPWSQVEFGIVAAVSLAGLTTVSDWIASDESNYKSPDGPFDLAEYVRVARPRAVDAVVKAGVQRWTPPVDTSFRGLNPTAPDVRPVQVVAERLAADRRGPTMVVVEAPTGEGKTLLAFQVATTLVRNLELSGVYVGMPTKATSNQVLDEFEALLERIGDTTGVHLVHSDARAHLAERDTEPSDVGRDDPHDGDAAAREWFTRKKSLLASLGIGTVDQVVRAGIRSGHGFVRLAGLSGKVVVFDEVHAYGVHMSTLLDRLLMWLGRLGVSVVMLSATLPTRRRDELVRAWQAGLTGRRSGMVAAVPACEGYPRVTVAGEDGVAVQEAGVSMINQGRDVVLDHPVPAEQVVSWLLDQARSGRGVAAVHNTVARAKRTYEEVDAAVARLPEEYFAEGVRPVVKLIHGQMDRVERSDVEEWLRRGFGPRGSRAPAIVVGTQVLEQSLDLDFDAMLIDLAPMDLVIQRAGRVHRHNRKQRGPLLLGITGVTDTDGAPVFPPHVHTIYSRYILLRTWALLRHRTVIRCPREVPALVDTVYGPAEAVTCPSGWETTWRQAEAAHRAHGHRQVDRAANLYLPVPVGEVALEQLSEQPQDPRRTREGKGNR, from the coding sequence ATGCCTCCCGTGTGGGGTGCCTGGGGGAAGTGGTCGCGCGGACGGTCGCCGCATCCGTTGGTGTGCCACCTGATCGACACGGCGTTGGTGGCGCGGGAGCTGCTGCCGCGGTTGCTCGGACCCAGGTGTCTTGCGGTGTTGCGGGCGGCGTTTCGGCCGTTGGGGGACGCCGATGGTTGGATCGCCGTGCTGTGCGGCATCCACGACTTGGGCAAGTACTCGCCGACGTTCCAAGGGATCAAGGCCGAGCTGGCCGCCGAGCGTCTGGGGCCGGAAGCGGCGCCTGATGTCCACTTCGTGTGCAAACTCGACGGTGTGCAGCGCTTGGACGTGCCGCACGGCCTGCTGACGGCACTGCACGTCAAGGACATGCTCGCGTCGTGGGGAGTCGACACCGTTGTCGCCAGCGATATCGCGGTGGTGTTGGGTGGTCATCACGGATACTTCCCCAAGGGCTCGGCGGTCGCGCAGGCCCGGACGGCCCGGAACGACCACGGTGGCCAAAAGTGGGCGCGGTGGCGCGACGCGATGGTGCTACAGGTCGTTGATCATCTGGGGTTGGGCGATCCGCGGACGTTGCCGTGGTCGCAGGTCGAGTTCGGTATCGTCGCGGCTGTCAGCCTGGCGGGACTGACGACGGTCAGCGACTGGATCGCCTCCGACGAGTCGAACTACAAGTCGCCCGACGGGCCATTCGATCTTGCCGAGTATGTCCGCGTCGCACGTCCGCGCGCCGTCGATGCGGTCGTGAAGGCCGGTGTGCAGCGGTGGACACCGCCGGTCGACACCAGCTTCAGGGGCCTCAACCCGACGGCGCCGGATGTGCGGCCGGTTCAGGTGGTGGCCGAGCGGTTGGCGGCTGATCGGCGTGGGCCCACGATGGTGGTGGTCGAAGCGCCGACCGGTGAGGGCAAGACATTGCTGGCGTTCCAGGTGGCAACGACGTTGGTGCGCAACCTGGAGCTGTCCGGTGTGTACGTGGGCATGCCGACCAAAGCCACGAGCAACCAGGTGCTGGACGAGTTCGAGGCGCTGTTGGAACGGATCGGGGACACCACCGGTGTGCATCTGGTGCACTCCGACGCCCGAGCCCACCTGGCCGAGCGGGACACCGAGCCGTCGGATGTCGGTCGTGACGATCCGCACGACGGTGACGCCGCGGCCCGGGAGTGGTTCACCCGGAAGAAAAGCCTGCTGGCCAGTCTGGGTATCGGGACCGTGGACCAGGTGGTCCGGGCGGGCATCCGATCCGGGCACGGGTTCGTGCGGCTGGCCGGGTTGTCGGGGAAGGTCGTGGTGTTCGACGAGGTGCACGCCTACGGCGTGCACATGTCGACGCTGCTCGACCGGCTGCTGATGTGGTTGGGGCGGTTGGGTGTCTCGGTGGTGATGTTGTCGGCGACGTTGCCGACGCGACGTCGTGACGAGTTGGTCAGGGCGTGGCAGGCGGGGCTGACGGGACGTCGTTCCGGCATGGTGGCCGCGGTGCCCGCCTGTGAGGGCTACCCACGGGTGACTGTGGCTGGCGAGGATGGGGTCGCTGTGCAGGAGGCCGGTGTCTCGATGATCAATCAGGGGCGGGACGTCGTGCTCGACCACCCTGTACCGGCCGAGCAGGTGGTGTCGTGGCTGCTGGATCAGGCGCGCAGCGGACGCGGTGTCGCGGCGGTGCACAACACCGTGGCCCGCGCCAAGAGGACCTACGAGGAGGTGGACGCGGCGGTCGCCCGACTGCCTGAGGAATACTTCGCCGAGGGTGTGCGGCCGGTGGTGAAGCTGATCCACGGGCAGATGGATCGCGTCGAGCGCAGCGACGTAGAGGAATGGCTCCGACGCGGGTTCGGCCCTCGCGGCAGCCGCGCACCGGCCATCGTCGTAGGGACGCAGGTACTGGAACAGAGCCTCGACCTGGACTTCGACGCGATGCTGATTGACCTCGCGCCAATGGATCTGGTGATCCAGCGCGCGGGACGAGTCCACCGGCACAACCGCAAGCAGCGAGGGCCGCTGCTACTGGGCATCACCGGAGTGACCGACACCGACGGCGCACCGGTGTTCCCGCCACACGTGCACACGATCTACTCCCGCTACATCCTGCTGCGAACCTGGGCGCTGCTGCGACACCGCACGGTGATCCGCTGCCCGCGGGAGGTTCCCGCCCTGGTCGACACCGTCTACGGCCCGGCGGAGGCCGTCACGTGCCCCTCCGGGTGGGAGACGACGTGGCGGCAGGCGGAGGCGGCACACCGCGCGCACGGTCACAGGCAGGTCGACCGGGCGGCGAATCTGTACCTGCCCGTACCGGTCGGGGAGGTCGCCCTGGAACAACTGTCCGAGCAACCGCAAGATCCCCGACGGACTCGTGAGGGCAAGGGGAACCGGTGA